A single genomic interval of Aphidius gifuensis isolate YNYX2018 linkage group LG6, ASM1490517v1, whole genome shotgun sequence harbors:
- the LOC122859736 gene encoding zinc finger protein 492-like produces MCKICDTIYPRMDKCQVHIWGHFDMKPYKCNKCNFNTLTVTNIRSHIHVTCDICKRKFYSKGRLRVHILTHNKDKNLICKYCSQHFTTIEAVSKHYDSVHSHDYTLHFDAQYKCHLCTNVYKSSHILKEHILKHQGIRKYKCDVCDKSFAQQSHLAAHKAVHSDKRFICPGCEKAFNRQDNMKSHTKKLRSEIY; encoded by the exons atgtgtaaaatatgTGATACAATATATCCACGAATGGATAAATGTCAAGTACATATCTGGGGACATTTTGATATGAAACcatataaatgtaataaatgtaattttaatacattAACTGTTACAAATATACGTAGTCATATAC atgtAACATGTGATATTTGTAaacgtaaattttattcaaaaggTAGATTAAGAGTACATATTTTAACacataataaagataaaaatttaatatgtaaatattgTTCACAACATTTTACAACAATTGAAGCTGTTAGCAAACATTATGATAGTGTACATTCACATGATTATACAT taCATTTTGATGCACAATATAAATGTCATTTATGtacaaatgtttataaaagTAGTCATATATTAAAAGAACATATATTAAAACATCAAGGAAttagaaaatacaaatgtgatgtttgtgataaatcatttgCACAACAATCACATTTAGCTGCTCATAAAGCTGTTCACAGTGATAAGag atTTATTTGTCCAGGATGTGAAAAAGCATTCAATCGTCAGGACAACATGAAATCACATACTAAAAaat TACGTAGTgaaatttattag
- the LOC122859190 gene encoding sulfotransferase 1E1-like produces the protein MDLSPKVKLLDAKKTREMLKVFKGERTGWVKVGDKEWFFPYKYLEQGKNFYNFKARSDDTWVLSYPRSGTTWTQELVWLIANNLDFDTAGNVLLAERFPFLEFSMFNHPELTDEFLKLNENDEDKKNLIRKIAEPGYEVLENISSPRFIKSHFPFSLLPGILNVGCKIVYVARNPKDVAVSWYHLNRSIKTQGYQGNFEEFWNYFQDNLTPWSPYWEHLKEAWSKRHNPNMLFMFYEEMQDDFPSTIRKVSNFLGKNYTNDQINKLTSYLNINNFRNNQMVNSSELRDCGIIEPDSFVRNGKSGTWIKTFSDELEKQADKWIEKNLCDTDLYFPLLNNNNL, from the exons atggATTTATCACCAAAAGTTAAATTACTTGATGCTAAAAAAACAAGAGAAATGTTAAAAGTATTTAAGGGTGAACGAACTGGTTGGGTTAAAGTTGGTGATAAAGAATGGTTTTTTCCATACAAATATTTGGAGcaaggtaaaaatttttataattttaaagcaAGATCTGATGATACTTGGGTATTATCATATCCAAGATCAGGTACAACATGGACACAAGAACTTGTTTGGCttattgctaataatttaGATTTTGATACTGCTGGAAATGTATTACTTGCTGAAAGATTTCCATTTCTAGA attCAGCATGTTCAATCATCCAGAATTAACTGacgaatttttaaaactcaatGAAAACGatgaggataaaaaaaatctcattagAAAAATTGCTGAACCTGGATATGAagtattggaaaatatttcatcaccAAGATTTATTAAATCACATTTTCCATTTAGTCTTTTGCCTGGAATTTTAAATGTTGGCTGCAAG ATTGTATATGTTGCAAGAAATCCAAAAGATGTTGCTGTGTCTTGGTACCATTTAAACAGAAGCATCAAGACCCAAGGTTACCAAGGaaattttgaagaattttggaattattttcaagataattTGA CACCTTGGAGTCCTTACTGGGAACATTTAAAAGAAGCATGGTCAAAAAGACATAATCCAAATATGTTATTTATGTTTTACGAAGAAATGCAAGATGATTTTCCATCAACAATAagaaaagtatcaaattttttgggtaaaaattatacaaatgatcaaataaataaattaacaagctatttaaatatcaataattttcgTAATAATCAAATGGTTAATTCATCTGAGCTTCGTGATTGTGGTATTATTGAACCAGATTCATTTGTTAGAAATGGAAAAAGTGGCACATGGATTAAAACATTTAGCGATGAACTTGAAAAACAAGCTGATAAatggattgaaaaaaatctttgtgatactgatttatattttcctcttttaaataataataatttataa
- the LOC122859189 gene encoding GTPase Era, mitochondrial — protein sequence MIMTIGRNIFRIKTRFSRYYSLNINPTITDNVNQNIHALSNTNDIIVEQNWEHKQIRRDTDKSLRIAILGLPNVGKSTLINRLVGRPVCGMSSKVHTTKKKLDAIYIEDDTQLIFVDTPGLVTNHDFKKFKLNPTFKCDIDKSLSNCDIVGIVQDASHPFKSSKIDERIMVCLKKLPPNLRSILILNKIDKLKSKKKLLELVDVLTGADNWPNFSDVFMVSALKDDGVIDIRNYLLDMSESRDWEYDPETITDSPPEKIATEIVRSKFMDALPEELPYSVGVGIEHFGTLPDGSMSIVVAVKCPTDRISKIVMGKHGARVKIVAIQAEQELSQVFKTTVRLKIAIKFSDKNELC from the exons atgatTATGACAATTGGAAGAAATATATTTCGTATAAAAACAAGATTTTCTagatattattcattaaatattaatccaaCAATAACAGACAATGTCAATCAAAATATCCATGCATTGTCAAATACCAATGACATCATTGTTGAACAAAATTGGGAGCATAAACAAATACGAAGAGACACTGATAAATCATTGAGAATTGCAATTCTTGGTTTGCCAAATGTTGGAAAAAGTACATTAATAAATCGTCTTGTTGGTCGTCCA gtTTGTGGAATGTCATCAAAAGttcatacaacaaaaaaaaaattagatgctATTTATATTGAGGATGATacacaattaatatttgtagATACACCAGGTCTTGTGACAAatcatgattttaaaaaatttaaacttaacCCGACATTTAAATGTgacattgataaatcattatcaaattgTGATATTGTTGGTATTGTACAAGATGCATCACATCCATttaaatcaagtaaaattgatgaaagaaTAATGGTTTGTTTAAAAAAGCTACCACCAAATTTAcgttcaatattaatattaaataaaattgataaattaaaaagtaaaaaaaaattacttgaactTGTTGATGTACTAACTGGTGCAGATAATTGGCCAAATTTTTCTGATGTTTTTATGGTATCTGCATTAAAAGATGATGGTGTTATTGATATACGa AATTATCTTTTGGATATGTCTGAAAGTCGTGATTGGGAATATGATCCAGAAACAATAACAGATTCACCACCAGAAAAAATAGCAACTGAAATTGTACGTTCAAAATTTATGGATGCATTACCTGAAGAGTTACCTTATTCAGTTGGTGTTGGTATTGAACATTTTGGCACACTTCCAGATGGTAGTATGTCAATTGTTGTAGCAGTAAAATGTCCAACTGATAGAATATCTAAAATTGTCATGGGTAAACATGGTGCACGTGTTAAAATTGTTGCTATACAAGCTGAACAAGAATTAAGCCAAGTATTTAAAACAACAGTTAGACTAAAAATTGCTATTAAATTTTCAGATAAAAATGAACTttgctaa